Proteins encoded by one window of Longimicrobiales bacterium:
- a CDS encoding aminotransferase class V-fold PLP-dependent enzyme yields MTGPSMNRRDFARLFAAGGSAALLGHPRFAGAQPTPLTRSALRPAAVDWEAVRAQFTIPEEVSVLNAANLCPAPRAVLEDVAAHTTRLDSEPFPSYRSEIQSAKETTRDRLAAHLRVSPEEILITRNTSEANNWVSTGLDLGPGDEVLIFSDNHPSNNRAWKEKGARFGYTVVEVPHVDPHPGAEYYLEAFEAAITPRTRVMTLMQHTNTSGDVFPAKELCAMAHERGVLTLVDGAQSFGLFDVDLSDWQPDFFSGSAHKWLCGPKEAGVLFVNQRVHDRFHPSVYSAYTGSRGISRTHEGLGQRDTPTLHAFGGHIAFLGEIGQGEIEARSRELATMLVEELSALDEVHMWTPAQAERRGAVVTFRPGELDARRVIGALEEDGIVAAARGGSDRPGIRFSPHFYNSERDCERAVEAIRGYLRTGL; encoded by the coding sequence ATGACCGGTCCGTCCATGAATCGTCGCGACTTCGCACGCCTCTTCGCCGCTGGTGGGTCGGCTGCACTCCTGGGCCACCCGCGCTTCGCCGGGGCACAGCCGACGCCGCTGACGCGGTCTGCGCTCCGTCCCGCAGCGGTCGACTGGGAGGCGGTCCGAGCTCAGTTCACCATCCCCGAAGAAGTAAGCGTGCTGAACGCCGCCAATCTCTGCCCGGCGCCCAGGGCCGTGCTCGAGGACGTGGCAGCGCACACCACGCGGCTCGACTCCGAGCCATTCCCGTCATACCGGAGCGAGATCCAGTCGGCGAAGGAGACGACCCGCGATCGACTCGCGGCGCATCTCCGCGTGTCACCCGAAGAGATCCTCATCACGCGCAACACGAGCGAGGCGAACAACTGGGTGTCGACAGGACTCGACCTCGGACCGGGCGATGAGGTCCTGATCTTTTCCGACAACCACCCGAGCAACAACCGAGCATGGAAGGAGAAGGGGGCGCGATTCGGGTACACCGTGGTCGAGGTCCCGCACGTCGATCCCCACCCCGGCGCCGAGTACTACCTCGAGGCATTCGAGGCGGCCATCACACCGCGGACCCGCGTGATGACGTTGATGCAGCACACGAACACGTCGGGCGACGTCTTCCCCGCGAAGGAGCTCTGCGCGATGGCGCACGAGCGGGGCGTGCTCACGCTCGTCGATGGCGCACAGTCCTTCGGGCTCTTCGACGTCGATCTCTCCGACTGGCAGCCGGACTTCTTCTCGGGCAGCGCACACAAGTGGCTGTGTGGTCCGAAGGAAGCCGGCGTCCTCTTTGTAAATCAGAGGGTGCACGACCGATTCCACCCGTCTGTGTACAGCGCGTACACCGGCAGCCGAGGGATCTCGCGCACACATGAGGGCCTGGGTCAGCGTGACACACCCACGCTGCACGCGTTCGGCGGGCACATCGCCTTCCTCGGAGAGATCGGTCAGGGTGAGATCGAGGCCCGGAGCCGCGAGCTGGCAACCATGCTGGTGGAGGAGCTGAGCGCACTCGACGAGGTGCACATGTGGACGCCGGCCCAGGCCGAGCGACGTGGAGCGGTGGTGACGTTCCGGCCGGGCGAGCTCGACGCGCGAAGGGTCATCGGAGCGCTTGAGGAGGACGGGATCGTCGCGGCAGCGCGCGGTGGGTCAGACCGCCCTGGGATTCGCTTTTCGCCGCACTTCTACAACTCGGAGCGGGATTGCGAGCGCGCGGTGGAGGCGATCCGGGGGTATTTGAGGACGGGTCTGTAA